One window of Sphingobacteriales bacterium genomic DNA carries:
- a CDS encoding VWA domain-containing protein codes for MQKLLFFILFLFLIVSTNAQEQTSPILFIYDASGSMWGQMDGKTKKEIASDVLASTIGNLPENQNIGLIAYGHRKKSDCDDIEFIVDLSNSSKTKVVSAVKGINPTGKTPLSRSASMAINFLKDNNTKATIILITDGIESCDGDICKVVTDAIAEGINFKLHIVGFGLKDGEKDQIKCAAKEGKGNYYDATDATGLGDVLTEATVQTVDKPDPNFTVYAIKNSQPVDAWVKLKNMASKKEVMGSRTYRDTARVYLPPGDYEAEIKPLEHSDIPAITIVVTIKEGESKHQDVSFDGGTLEVSTTNNGEPWDAMVSMYEKNTGKVAANTRTYGKTKQMEVPAGKYKITYQALNMEGIEIYTEVDNVEIKGNAINSVSHDFKSGIAMIGVKSKSGELIDATVNFFEKTTGKNVAGARTYTSKSSNPKKFILSPGTYTVKIVTLGAHKGNSDTFSITVKEGETVEKIMTY; via the coding sequence ATGCAAAAGTTATTATTTTTTATTTTATTTTTATTTCTTATAGTTAGCACCAACGCACAAGAACAGACTTCTCCTATTCTGTTTATTTACGATGCCAGTGGTTCTATGTGGGGACAAATGGATGGGAAAACAAAAAAAGAAATCGCCTCCGACGTATTAGCTTCTACGATTGGTAATTTACCCGAAAATCAAAATATCGGCTTGATTGCATATGGCCACAGAAAAAAGAGCGATTGTGATGATATAGAATTTATAGTGGATCTATCAAACAGTTCAAAAACTAAAGTTGTCAGCGCTGTAAAAGGCATTAACCCGACTGGTAAAACACCTTTGTCACGAAGTGCTTCCATGGCGATCAATTTTCTTAAAGACAACAATACCAAAGCCACCATTATATTGATCACCGATGGAATAGAATCCTGCGATGGCGATATTTGTAAAGTAGTCACAGATGCAATAGCCGAAGGCATCAATTTTAAACTGCATATTGTAGGCTTTGGATTAAAAGATGGCGAAAAAGATCAAATTAAGTGTGCTGCAAAAGAAGGCAAAGGCAACTACTACGATGCAACTGATGCGACAGGCTTAGGCGATGTGCTAACCGAAGCAACGGTTCAAACGGTAGATAAGCCTGATCCCAACTTTACAGTGTACGCCATTAAAAACAGTCAACCGGTCGATGCCTGGGTTAAATTGAAAAATATGGCTTCCAAAAAAGAAGTCATGGGCTCCAGGACATACAGGGATACAGCCAGAGTATATCTTCCTCCGGGAGACTATGAAGCAGAAATAAAACCATTGGAGCATTCTGACATCCCGGCTATCACAATTGTAGTCACCATAAAAGAGGGGGAATCCAAACATCAGGATGTAAGTTTTGATGGCGGAACCCTAGAAGTTTCCACAACAAATAATGGCGAACCATGGGATGCGATGGTTAGTATGTATGAAAAAAATACCGGCAAAGTAGCTGCCAATACTAGAACCTATGGCAAAACAAAGCAAATGGAAGTCCCTGCAGGAAAGTATAAAATAACTTACCAAGCGTTGAATATGGAGGGCATAGAAATATACACGGAGGTTGACAATGTGGAAATAAAAGGCAACGCAATAAATTCTGTATCGCATGATTTCAAAAGTGGCATTGCTATGATTGGTGTCAAATCTAAAAGTGGAGAGCTTATAGATGCTACAGTAAATTTCTTCGAAAAAACTACCGGCAAAAATGTGGCAGGTGCCAGAACCTATACATCCAAAAGCAGCAATCCGAAAAAATTTATTTTAAGTCCGGGTACATATACTGTAAAAATTGTGACGCTAGGTGCTCATAAAGGCAATTCAGATACATTTTCAATTACAGTAAAAGAAGGAGAAACTGTTGAAAAAATAATGACCTATTAA
- the lpdA gene encoding dihydrolipoyl dehydrogenase, whose product MATYDLIVIGSGPGGYVAAIRAAQLGMNVAVVERESLGGICLNWGCIPTKALLKSAQVFEYIKHADSFGISLSGATPDFKKMITRSRDVAQGMSKGINFLFNKNKITVLSGTGKLVAAGKVSVTAADGTKAEHIAKNVILATGARSRQLSNLPQDGKKIIGYREAMNLPKQPESILIVGAGAIGVEFAYFYNSIGTKVTLVEFMPRLTPIEDEEVSKELERQFKKSGIEVLTGTTADSVDTKGDKCVVSLTVKGKESRQITCDVVLSAVGLSTNIENIGLEALGVATDKGTVTVNEFYQTNVKGIFAIGDIIKGPALAHVASAEGIICVEHIAGLNPEPLDYGNLPGCTYCQPEIASVGLTEQKAKEAGFEIKVGKFPFTASGKAKAAGHSEGFVKLIFDAKYGELLGAHMIGANVTEMIAEIVAIRKLETTGHELIKTVHPHPTMSEAVMEAAAAAYGEVIHL is encoded by the coding sequence ATGGCAACCTACGATTTAATTGTAATTGGCAGCGGCCCGGGAGGCTATGTTGCTGCAATCAGGGCAGCACAATTGGGAATGAACGTGGCAGTAGTTGAACGCGAATCTCTGGGCGGAATATGCCTTAACTGGGGATGTATCCCAACAAAAGCCTTGTTGAAAAGCGCTCAGGTATTCGAATACATCAAACATGCCGACAGTTTTGGCATCTCATTGTCCGGTGCAACTCCCGATTTCAAAAAAATGATTACCCGAAGCCGTGATGTTGCCCAAGGCATGAGTAAAGGAATTAACTTTCTGTTCAATAAGAACAAAATCACCGTGCTTTCAGGAACCGGAAAATTGGTAGCTGCCGGCAAAGTAAGCGTAACCGCTGCAGACGGAACTAAAGCCGAACATATTGCCAAAAATGTGATTCTGGCAACCGGTGCCCGTTCCCGTCAACTTTCGAATTTGCCGCAGGACGGTAAAAAAATTATCGGCTACCGCGAAGCTATGAACCTGCCCAAACAACCCGAAAGTATCCTCATAGTTGGTGCCGGTGCTATAGGCGTAGAGTTTGCCTATTTCTATAACAGCATTGGAACTAAAGTAACTTTAGTTGAATTTATGCCTCGTCTTACCCCAATCGAAGACGAAGAAGTTTCGAAAGAATTAGAACGTCAGTTCAAAAAAAGCGGAATTGAAGTACTGACCGGGACCACAGCCGATTCGGTGGATACAAAAGGCGATAAATGTGTCGTTTCATTGACCGTCAAAGGAAAAGAAAGCCGGCAGATTACCTGTGATGTGGTGCTTTCTGCCGTAGGTTTATCCACCAATATCGAAAACATAGGGCTTGAAGCGCTTGGCGTGGCCACCGACAAAGGAACGGTAACCGTGAATGAATTTTACCAAACCAACGTGAAAGGCATTTTCGCCATTGGTGATATCATCAAAGGCCCTGCACTGGCACATGTTGCCTCAGCAGAAGGAATCATTTGTGTTGAACACATCGCAGGGTTGAACCCGGAACCTTTAGACTATGGCAACCTGCCCGGCTGTACTTATTGTCAGCCCGAAATTGCCTCCGTTGGATTGACAGAGCAAAAAGCCAAAGAAGCAGGGTTTGAAATAAAAGTCGGGAAATTCCCTTTTACCGCTTCGGGAAAAGCCAAAGCAGCAGGACATAGTGAGGGTTTTGTCAAACTGATTTTTGATGCCAAATATGGTGAACTCTTAGGCGCACACATGATAGGCGCTAATGTTACAGAGATGATTGCAGAAATCGTAGCCATCCGGAAACTGGAAACCACCGGACACGAACTCATCAAAACTGTTCACCCCCACCCCACTATGTCGGAAGCAGTTATGGAAGCCGCTGCCGCTGCCTATGGCGAAGTCATCCATTTATAG
- a CDS encoding serine/threonine protein kinase: MTLAEFRKRYQYDVTKDKLGEGGFSKVYKAYDMLLQRQVALKFYFGDISERYGVMEELKKVMAFKHPNLVRYYDAVILDAPTMFDENAKAQIGVIEYVNSGDLNDFLKTFPSIEQLGKVVSGILEGLDYLHNKGIVHRDIKPQNILLHQDNGEWIPKIADFGLAKRLNTLGDQSSKLLGTMEYMAPEQFDSNKYGINGDIGTNVDLWSFGIIVYEMFTGELAFGGRSTGATHEQVMFNIMKKEVSDEIDSIEEPYRTIVRRCLVKKAGQRAASARELIDILQGNKAVKSDLPPTPSINTLMERELNIAVKCLFFALNLILTPLAGLLIYGLWLNHPKKRAQQSLQIIKNAFALWLILLTGLCLYLYFKSEGII, from the coding sequence ATGACTTTAGCAGAATTTAGAAAGCGCTATCAATACGATGTAACCAAAGATAAATTGGGCGAGGGTGGATTTTCAAAGGTTTATAAAGCCTACGATATGCTGTTGCAAAGGCAAGTTGCCTTAAAATTTTACTTTGGCGACATCAGTGAACGATACGGGGTCATGGAAGAACTAAAAAAAGTGATGGCCTTTAAACACCCCAACTTAGTTCGCTATTACGATGCTGTCATTTTAGATGCTCCAACGATGTTTGATGAAAATGCAAAAGCACAGATTGGAGTGATAGAATATGTTAACAGCGGAGACCTGAATGATTTTTTAAAAACTTTTCCTTCCATTGAACAGTTGGGGAAAGTCGTGAGCGGCATTTTAGAAGGGTTGGATTATTTGCACAATAAAGGAATTGTTCACCGCGACATCAAACCCCAAAACATCTTACTGCATCAGGATAATGGAGAATGGATTCCAAAAATTGCCGATTTTGGATTAGCCAAACGTCTGAATACTTTAGGCGACCAATCGTCAAAACTATTGGGAACCATGGAATATATGGCTCCTGAACAGTTCGATTCTAACAAATACGGCATCAATGGCGACATTGGAACTAATGTAGATTTATGGTCATTCGGCATTATTGTTTACGAAATGTTTACCGGAGAACTTGCATTTGGCGGGCGAAGTACCGGAGCAACACATGAGCAAGTCATGTTCAACATCATGAAAAAAGAGGTCTCGGATGAAATAGATTCCATCGAAGAACCCTACCGCACAATCGTCAGAAGATGTTTGGTTAAAAAAGCAGGACAAAGAGCGGCATCTGCCAGAGAGTTGATAGATATTTTACAAGGAAACAAGGCAGTTAAATCAGATTTGCCTCCAACGCCCTCCATAAACACACTAATGGAACGCGAACTTAATATAGCAGTTAAATGTTTGTTTTTTGCTTTAAATCTCATACTAACTCCTCTTGCCGGTCTTTTGATTTATGGATTATGGCTTAATCACCCAAAAAAGAGAGCGCAGCAATCCTTGCAAATCATAAAAAACGCTTTTGCTTTGTGGTTGATCTTATTGACCGGCTTATGTTTATATCTCTATTTCAAAAGCGAAGGAATTATTTAA
- a CDS encoding serine/threonine-protein kinase, giving the protein MKFRDRYKFDATKDFIGKGGFSKVFRAEDTVRNRTVALKFYSGIASDKYDIINEINRMEDIVHPNLIRYYDADIIQSVNALGETEQIQVGIIEYANAGDIGTFFKERRSKETTHTIIEGILKGLQYLHDHNIVHRDLKPKNILLSSANEVITAKIADFGISKKIDIEDGGASSQLLGSVEYMAPEQFAPVVYGINGKIDTNADLWSFGIILYELFAGKLPFGSRTKGITYEQILNNILFQDLSIDYELVPEPYRSMIKVCLLKHASKRAPSAQFLLDILSGKQTLPEEKSGEKAIQGDGTKTTILPVNPDLNKNVDNSEDVAKLINEKSTQLFEGVNDIIKTPEEPKPDKREPVKGNPNFIKNEIKVGKDLFKLHNYVESFKILDKYRFNPEFDTEAKFFLGFMYYNGKCGGAHDPVKGRKLMNEAKSENHSLVLELMVKYILVR; this is encoded by the coding sequence ATGAAGTTTAGAGACAGATATAAATTTGATGCGACTAAAGATTTTATCGGAAAAGGAGGCTTTTCAAAAGTTTTTCGAGCCGAAGATACGGTGCGAAACAGGACAGTAGCCCTGAAATTCTATTCGGGTATTGCATCTGACAAATACGATATCATTAATGAAATCAACCGCATGGAAGATATTGTGCATCCCAACCTTATCAGGTATTACGATGCAGACATCATTCAATCGGTCAATGCATTGGGAGAAACCGAGCAAATTCAGGTAGGTATTATCGAATATGCCAATGCCGGCGATATTGGGACTTTTTTTAAAGAGCGAAGAAGCAAAGAAACAACCCATACCATTATAGAAGGCATATTAAAAGGGCTTCAATACCTCCATGATCACAATATCGTTCACCGCGATTTAAAACCCAAAAATATTCTGCTCTCTTCGGCAAACGAAGTAATTACCGCTAAAATAGCGGACTTCGGCATCAGCAAAAAAATAGACATTGAAGATGGAGGAGCTTCCTCTCAACTATTGGGAAGTGTTGAGTATATGGCCCCGGAGCAGTTTGCACCTGTCGTTTACGGTATAAATGGCAAAATTGACACGAACGCAGATCTTTGGTCTTTTGGCATTATCCTCTACGAACTATTTGCCGGAAAACTTCCGTTTGGCAGCAGAACCAAAGGTATTACCTACGAACAAATTTTAAACAATATTCTGTTTCAGGATTTAAGCATTGATTACGAATTAGTGCCGGAACCTTACAGGTCTATGATTAAAGTTTGTTTGCTTAAACATGCCTCCAAAAGAGCGCCAAGTGCCCAGTTTTTGCTCGACATATTGTCGGGAAAACAAACATTGCCTGAAGAAAAATCAGGAGAAAAAGCAATACAAGGAGATGGCACCAAAACAACTATTCTTCCTGTAAATCCCGATTTGAATAAAAATGTGGACAACAGCGAAGATGTGGCCAAACTTATCAATGAAAAATCTACTCAACTTTTCGAAGGGGTTAATGACATCATTAAAACTCCTGAAGAGCCCAAGCCCGATAAACGGGAACCGGTAAAGGGCAACCCAAATTTTATAAAAAACGAGATAAAAGTTGGAAAGGATTTGTTTAAACTGCATAACTACGTCGAAAGCTTTAAAATTTTAGACAAATACCGCTTCAACCCGGAATTTGATACAGAAGCCAAGTTTTTTCTCGGATTTATGTATTATAACGGAAAGTGTGGCGGCGCTCACGACCCGGTCAAAGGGCGCAAACTGATGAATGAAGCCAAGTCTGAAAACCATTCTTTGGTTTTGGAGTTAATGGTAAAGTATATTTTAGTCCGTTAA